The following proteins are co-located in the Polystyrenella longa genome:
- a CDS encoding polymorphic toxin-type HINT domain-containing protein, whose protein sequence is MVTATFRHSGKEVLDVKIASEAASIGATPNHPFWSEDRQQFVRADELNVNEKVRTLTGFSIVEQIRLRPGRHIVYNIEVKGEHVYHVGTGGVLVHMRNRVLEGH, encoded by the coding sequence GTGGTCACCGCGACGTTCCGACACTCCGGCAAAGAAGTGCTGGACGTCAAAATCGCTTCCGAAGCAGCATCAATCGGTGCAACTCCCAACCACCCCTTCTGGTCCGAGGACCGACAGCAGTTCGTTCGGGCGGATGAACTGAACGTCAACGAGAAGGTGCGGACGTTAACCGGCTTTTCGATAGTCGAACAAATCCGCCTTCGCCCCGGTCGACATATTGTTTACAACATAGAAGTTAAGGGAGAACATGTTTATCATGTGGGCACCGGCGGGGTCTTAGTGCATATGCGAAACCGTGTCTTGGAGGGCCATTAG
- a CDS encoding MATE family efflux transporter — protein sequence MSAPVVIEEEKLVTAPLRSTLFYLSLPVLFEQLLNFGVGFVDTWLSGQLSAAATSAIGFGSYVGWLAWMLFSIVSVGTTALVSRAWGARKQEEAREITNSALALSLVSGVIIGVVIILIARPISMALNHSPEALEATVNYIRGIALCFPAFCFITVSSAALRGAGFMQTPMWVMVIVNILNVIFSPSLVFGWGPFPALGINGIIIGTVLAEYFGALFMFLIFWKGRGTLQLRFSEWQVMGDIPRRIVRIGLPAVWDGIFTWVGQYIFLFIISQLAMGDIGTAIFAAHIIGVKLEGISYLTATAWGQAAATMVGQSLGADKIERARQAGHEAALQCCLPVLMTSFLFYLGSEEIYQWMHEDPLVVQAGAGAFKVLAWFQIPLVTSIIYVCALRGAGETRRPFWINMLGIFGVRIPLAWLLGIYYDGGLIGAWIGMCVDTAFRALLIWAYYVWGPWDRTEV from the coding sequence ATGAGTGCCCCCGTTGTGATCGAAGAGGAGAAGTTGGTAACCGCTCCCTTGCGGTCGACATTATTCTACCTCTCGTTGCCTGTTCTGTTTGAGCAACTGCTCAACTTCGGCGTTGGCTTTGTGGATACCTGGCTTTCCGGACAGCTTAGTGCTGCGGCGACTTCCGCCATTGGGTTCGGTTCCTATGTCGGTTGGCTCGCCTGGATGCTGTTCAGCATTGTGTCCGTGGGAACGACCGCCCTTGTCTCGCGTGCGTGGGGAGCCCGGAAGCAGGAAGAGGCACGAGAGATTACGAACAGTGCACTCGCCCTGTCGCTTGTCTCCGGTGTGATCATCGGAGTGGTCATCATCTTGATCGCCCGACCTATCAGTATGGCTCTCAATCATTCACCCGAAGCGCTGGAAGCAACCGTCAACTACATCCGGGGGATCGCGCTCTGTTTCCCGGCGTTCTGTTTTATCACGGTGAGCAGTGCTGCGCTCCGCGGTGCGGGGTTCATGCAGACGCCCATGTGGGTCATGGTGATCGTAAATATCTTGAATGTCATTTTCTCTCCCAGTCTCGTATTTGGCTGGGGCCCGTTTCCTGCCTTGGGAATCAACGGCATCATTATCGGGACTGTCCTTGCGGAATATTTCGGGGCGCTGTTCATGTTCCTTATATTCTGGAAGGGAAGGGGAACACTGCAACTTCGGTTTTCTGAATGGCAGGTGATGGGTGACATCCCGCGACGGATCGTCCGCATTGGTCTCCCTGCTGTCTGGGATGGTATTTTCACCTGGGTTGGGCAGTATATTTTCCTGTTTATCATCTCCCAACTGGCGATGGGCGATATTGGCACGGCCATTTTTGCCGCGCATATCATTGGAGTGAAGCTGGAAGGCATCAGCTACCTGACGGCAACTGCCTGGGGACAGGCAGCCGCCACGATGGTGGGGCAATCGCTGGGTGCGGACAAAATTGAAAGAGCGCGTCAGGCAGGTCATGAGGCCGCATTGCAATGCTGTTTGCCTGTACTCATGACGTCGTTCCTGTTTTACCTCGGTTCGGAAGAAATCTACCAATGGATGCATGAGGATCCTCTCGTCGTGCAGGCAGGGGCGGGAGCGTTTAAGGTCCTCGCCTGGTTCCAGATTCCGCTGGTGACCTCGATCATCTATGTCTGTGCGCTCCGCGGGGCGGGGGAGACCCGTCGCCCCTTCTGGATCAATATGCTGGGCATCTTCGGTGTGCGCATTCCGCTCGCCTGGCTACTGGGTATTTACTACGACGGCGGGTTGATTGGCGCCTGGATCGGAATGTGCGTCGATACCGCCTTCCGTGCCCTGTTGATCTGGGCCTACTACGTCTGGGGACCGTGGGACCGAACAGAGGTCTGA